Within Terriglobia bacterium, the genomic segment GCGCAGGGCTGTGCTGCCGATTACGTTCCGATTTCGGATCAAGTGAGAGATGGACGCTAGTTAGGGATTGGACGCGTGGAGTTGGTTTTTGCATAGCTGCTACTTCCGAATTGCCCTAACTCCTAACTACCAACTCCACTACCGTAGCGCTGCGCCCCGGAACGGCTCCGGCACCAAGGTCAGGATCAGCATGAAGAACGCGAGCAGCGCCAGCCATTTTCGCTTGCGCCCGATTCCCGGCCACGGCGGTACCTGCGGATGGCGCAGCCCGCTGATGGTCAGCAATAGTGCCCACACCAGCCATCCCGACCAGAGCAAGAATCCCATCGGCAGCAGGATGCCCACCGTCAGCCGCGACACGTGCCGGTGGGCGCGCGGCGAGATCGCGTACACGATGTGGCCGCCATCAAGCTGTCCGCCGGGCAGCAGGTTCAAAGCGGTAGCAAACATTCCGACCCAGGCGGCGATCGCCGTCGGATGCAAATAGACCGACGCTAGCGGCAGGCTGCCGCCGCCACTCACCCCAAGGCGGATCAGCAGCCAGCGTGCCCACTCGAAGACCAGTGGGTAGGACAGTACGAGATCGGACTGGCTCACCGTCATCGGCATGGGCTTGGAAAGGGTCAGCGCCGCGATCAAGGTGATGCAGGCGACCACGAACCCGGCAATCGGCCCGGCAATGCCGATGTCGAACAGCGCCTCGCGCGAGCGGATCGGCGACTTGATGCGAATAAACGCGCCCAGCGTCCCGATCAGCGTCGGCGCCGGGATGAAAAACGGCAGCGTGGCATTCACCCCATAGCGCATGCAGTACACGAAGTGACCCATCTCGTGCGCCAACAGGATCAGCATCAATGTCCCGGCAAAGGGCACGCCCAGCAACAGGCGCGAGGGCTGTGCCAAAATCCAGCCCAGCTCAAAAAAAGGAAGTACGCTGTCGCTGATAGTAAACGCCGGCAGGTTGTGCAGGAAATCGAATTCCAGCCGCGCCCCGACTACCAGCGTGGTGAACACCGTCGCCAGCAGCAGCACCGCGTGCAGCCAGTAGCG encodes:
- a CDS encoding site-2 protease family protein, which encodes MSDPIPPVPSAYDFQPVEVFLAEQRPRRRYWLHAVLLLATVFTTLVVGARLEFDFLHNLPAFTISDSVLPFFELGWILAQPSRLLLGVPFAGTLMLILLAHEMGHFVYCMRYGVNATLPFFIPAPTLIGTLGAFIRIKSPIRSREALFDIGIAGPIAGFVVACITLIAALTLSKPMPMTVSQSDLVLSYPLVFEWARWLLIRLGVSGGGSLPLASVYLHPTAIAAWVGMFATALNLLPGGQLDGGHIVYAISPRAHRHVSRLTVGILLPMGFLLWSGWLVWALLLTISGLRHPQVPPWPGIGRKRKWLALLAFFMLILTLVPEPFRGAALR